A segment of the Streptomyces sp. NBC_01235 genome:
CCCAGCGGCCGGCGATGGCCGCGCAGAGTTGGAGGCCGCGGCCGCCTTCGCGGTCGGGGCTGCCCATGGTGGCGGGCGAGCCCTGGAGGGGGATCTCACGTTCGGGATACCGGTCGGCCACCTCGATGCGTACTCCGTCGTCGCTGCGCAGGCACAGGACCTCGGCGTGGGTGCCCGCGTGGACGACGGCGTTCGTCACCAGTTCACTGGTGAGGACCACGGCGTCGTCGACGATGTCGGCGAAGCCCCAGCCCTGGAGGGTGTCGCGGACGAAGGCGCGGGCGGTCGCTACCGATCGCCCGACGGGCTCGAAGCTGGCAGCCGCGCGCGCGGTGATCACAGAACTCCTCGGCCGGTCGTCGACGTGCAGGGCTCCCTCGCCGGCCAGGTCGCGCCGCTGGTGGGGCGGGCGCGTGCCTGAAGGCCGGGGGTCCGGGGTCTGTCCCCCCGGGATCAGTCCGGTGGTCATGTGTGCGGCCGCCCTCCGATGCCCGCTCGTGCTCGTGCCACCGCCCAGGCCGGACGGACCGGCGCGGCTGGACAGCCGCATGCAAGGTTACTTACCTTCCCGGTCCCTGCGGATGCCGGTCACCAGTGTTTTCGCCCGAGCGTGTGCGGACGATGTGCGAAGCTGCCGAACTGTTATGGCCTGGTTCGGCAAGGGTGAAACACTGGGCAAGCTTCTTGTGAAGGTCCGGGCAGACTGGGTGTCTTCTGCGCACAGGGGGCAGCAGCCCACCGGGTCCGCCTGGTTTCATCAGGCGGAAAACCTGGCGGCAACAGGCATGGCGAGCAGTAGTACCCAGGCACAGCGGTAACGGTCGATCCCTGCGGGAGGGACAAGTGGAGTCTGGCGCAGCGACGCGGGGCACTAAGACGCGCGCGAAAGGCGGACAGTCCCTGAGCAGGCAGCGCACACCACGCGGCGGCACCACCGTCGTGGACACGGCGGCCCTGAACCGGCTGCTGGTCGCTCTTGTGTCCATGCGGGACGGCAATTTCCGCAAGCGGCTCACGGTGTCCGGGGACGGCGTGATGTCGGAGATCGCGGCCGTGTTCAATGAGGTCGCGGATCGTAATCTGCACCTCACGGGTGAGCTGTCGCGGGTGCGACGCATGGTGGGACGTGAGGGAAAGCTCACCGAGCGGCTGGAGACGGGCGCCTGTGAGGGGTCCTGGGCGACCGCCATCGACAACTCGAACGCGCTGGTCGACGACCTCGTACGGCCTGTTTCCGAGGTCGGACGGGTGCTGTCGGCGGTGGCCGAGGGTGATCTGTCGCCGCGGATGGAGCTCAGGACGCACACACCGGAGGGGACCGGGCATCCGCTGCGCGGGGAGTTCCTGAAGGTCGGGCGGACGGTGAACAACCTGGTCGACCAGTTGTCGACGTTCACCGACGAGGTCACCCGCGTGGCCAGTGAGGTGGGCACCGAGGGCAAGTTGGGCGGGCAGGCCCAGGTGCGCGGTATGTCCGGTTCGTGGAAGGACCTCACGGAGTCCGTCAACACGATGGCGTACCGGCTCACGGCGCAGGTGCGGGACATCGCACTGGTGACGACGGCCGTGGCCAAGGGTGATCTGTCCCGGAAGGTGACGGTTCACGTCGAGGGCGAGATGCTCGAGCTGAAGAACACCGTCAACACGATGGTGGACCAGCTCTCCGCGTTCTCGGTCGAGGTGACCCGGGTCGCGCGCGAGGTGGGCACCGAGGGCATCCTGGGCGGTCAGGCACAGGTGTCCGGCGTGGACGGGGTGTGGAAAGAGCTCACCGATTCGGTGAACACCATGGCCGGGAATCTGACGGCCCAGGTGCGCGGGATCGCGGAGGTGACGACGGCGGTCGCCAACGGTGACCTGTCCCGGAAGGTGACCGTGCCGGCGCGCGGAGAGGTCGCGCAGCTCGCCGAGACGATCAACCAGATGACCGAGACGCTGCGGATCTTCGCGGACGAGGTCACGCGCGTGGCCAACGAGGTCGGGGCCGCGGGGCAGCTCGGCGGTCAGGCGAACGTGCCGGGTGCGGCGGGGACGTGGAAGGACCTGACGGACTCCGTCAACACCGTCTTCCGGAACCTGACCACTCAGGTGCGGGACATCGCGGCCGTGACGACGGCCGTGGCCAGCGGGGATCTGTCGCAGAAGGTCACGGTGGACGTGGCCGGCGAGATGCTGGAGCTGAAGAACACCGTCAACGGGATGGTCGACCAGCTGTCTGCCTTCGGTGCCGAGGTCACGCGCGTGGCGCGGGAGATCGGGGTCGAGGGTGAGCTGGGCGGTCAGGCGCAGGTGTCGGGTGCGGCGGGGACGTGGAAGGACCTGACGGACTCCGTCAACACGGCGTTCAGGAATCTCACCGGACAGGTGAGGAACATCGCGCAGGTCACCACGGCCGTGGCCAACGGTGACCTGTCGCAGAAGGTCACCGTGGACGTCTCCGGTGAGATGGCCCAGCTGAAGAACACCGTGAACACGATGGTGGACCAGCTGTCGTCGTTCGCCGACCAGGTGACCCGGATGGCCCGGGACGTGGGTACCGAGGGCCGGCTGGGCGGGCAGGCCCGGGTGGACGGCGTCTCGGGTACCTGGAAGGAGCTCACCGACTCCGTCAACTCGATGGCCGGGAACCTGACTTCTCAGGTGCGCAACATCGCACAGGTGACGACGGCGGTGGCCCGGGGTGACCTCTCGCAGAAGATCGACGTCGACGCGCGCGGGGAGATCCTGGAGCTGAAGAACACCATCAACACGATGGTCGACCAGCTCTCCGCGTTCGCCGACCAGGTGACCCGGGTCGCACGCGACGTGGGCACCGAGGGACGGCTGGGCGGGCAGGCGCAGGTGCCCGGTGTGGCCGGTGTGTGGCGGGACCTGACGGACTCGGTGAACGGCATGGCCGGCAACCTCACCGCCCAGGTGCGCAACATCGCCCAGGTCGCCACCGCCGTGGCCCGCGGTGACCTCTCCCAGAAGATCACCGTGGACGCGCGCGGGGAGATCCTGGAGCTGAAGAACACCCTGAACACGATGGTGGACCAGCTGTCGTCGTTCGCCCAGGAGGTCACGCGTGTTGCCCGAGAGGTGGGTACGGAGGGGCAGCTCGGCGGGCAGGCCGAGGTACAGGGTGTCTCCGGCACCTGGAAGGACCTCACGCAGTCCGTGAACTTCATGGCGAACAACCTGACCATCCAGGTGCGTCAGATCGCCGATGTCACGACCGCGGTCGCCAAGGGCGACCTGTCGAAGAAGATCACCGTCGACGCCAAGGGCGAGATCCTCGAGCTCGTCACCACCGTGAACACGATGGTGGACCAGCTGTCGTCCTTCGCCGAGCAGGTGACCCGGGTGGCCCGCGAGGTGGGCACCGAGGGCATCCTGGGCGGCCAGGCGCATGCGTCGGGCGTCACCGGCATCTGGAAGGACCTCACCGACAACGTCAACCTGATGGCCAAGAACCTCACCATGCAGGTGCGCAACATCTCCCAGGTCGCCGCGGCCGTCGCCAACGGCGACCTGACCCGGACGGTGACGATCGAGGCGCGCGGGGAGGTCCAGCAGCTCGCCGACACCTTCAACACGATGGTGAAGACGCTGAGTTCGTTCGCCGATCAGGTCACCAAGGTGGCCCGTGAGGTGGGTACGGACGGCATCCTGGGCGGTCAGGCCCATGTGCCGGGGGTGGCGGGCACCTGGAAGGACCTCACCGATTCGGTGAACGGCATGGCGTCCAACCTGACCGGGCAGGTGCGCAATATCGCCATGGTCACGACGGCCATCGCCAAGGGCGACCTGACGAAGAAGATCGACATCGACGCGCGCGGGGAGATCCTCGAGCTGAAGACGACCATCAACACGATGGTCGACCAGCTGTCGTCCTTCGCCGAGGAGGTCACGCGCGTTGCCCGTGAAGTCGGTACGGAGGGGCAGCTCGGCGGGCAGGCACGCGTGCGTGACGTCGACGGCACCTGGCGGGACCTCACCGAGTCGGTGAACGAGATGGCCGGGAACCTGACCCGTCAGGTGCGTGCCATCGCGCGTGTGGCGACCGCGGTGACCCGCGGTGACCTGAACCTGAAGATCGACGTGGACGCGTCCGGGGAGATCCAGGAGCTCCAGGACTACATCAACAAGATGATCGCCAACCTGCGCGACACCACGATCGCCAACAAGGAGCAGGACTGGCTCAAGGGCAACCTCGCGCGCGTGTCCGCCCTGATGCAGGGGCGGCGTGACCTTCAGGACGTGGCCTCGCTGATCATGAGTGAGCTGCCGCCCCTGGTGGCCGCGCAGCACGGCGCGTTCTTCCTGGCGATGCCGCCGGCGGACGGCGACGCCGACCAGTACGAACTGCGGATGCTGGGCTCGTACGGGTACTCGATGGGCTCCATGCCGACGTCGTTCCGGCCGGGTGAGGCGCTGGTCGGTACGGCCGCGGAGGAGAAGCGCACGATCCTCGTCGCGAACGCCCCGAGCGGCTATCTGAAGATCTCCTCGGGGCTGGGCGAGGCGCCGCCCGCGCAGGTGATCGTGTTGCCGGTGCTGTTCGAGGGCAAGGTGCTCGGTGTGATCGAGCTGGCGTCGTTCACGAAGTTCACACAGATCCAGAAGGACTTCCTCAACCAGCTCGCCGAGATGATCGCCACCAGCGTCAACACCATCTCCGTCAACACCAAGACCGAGCTGCTGCTGAAGCAGTCGCAGGAGCTGACCGAGCAACTGCGGGAGCGGTCGGCGGAGTTGGAGCAGCGGCAGAAGGCCCTTCAGGCGTCCAACGCCGAACTGGAGGAGAAGGCAGAGCTGTTGGCCCAGCAGAACCGCGACATCGAGGTGAAGAACACCGAGATCGAGGAGGCGCGGCAGGTCCTGGAGGAGCGTGCCGAGCAGCTCGCGGTGTCGATGCGCTACAAGAGCGAGTTCCTCGCCAACATGTCGCACGAGCTGCGCACGCCGCTCAACTCGCTGCTGATCCTTGCCAAGCTGCTCGCCGACAACGCGGAGG
Coding sequences within it:
- a CDS encoding HAMP domain-containing protein, whose product is MESGAATRGTKTRAKGGQSLSRQRTPRGGTTVVDTAALNRLLVALVSMRDGNFRKRLTVSGDGVMSEIAAVFNEVADRNLHLTGELSRVRRMVGREGKLTERLETGACEGSWATAIDNSNALVDDLVRPVSEVGRVLSAVAEGDLSPRMELRTHTPEGTGHPLRGEFLKVGRTVNNLVDQLSTFTDEVTRVASEVGTEGKLGGQAQVRGMSGSWKDLTESVNTMAYRLTAQVRDIALVTTAVAKGDLSRKVTVHVEGEMLELKNTVNTMVDQLSAFSVEVTRVAREVGTEGILGGQAQVSGVDGVWKELTDSVNTMAGNLTAQVRGIAEVTTAVANGDLSRKVTVPARGEVAQLAETINQMTETLRIFADEVTRVANEVGAAGQLGGQANVPGAAGTWKDLTDSVNTVFRNLTTQVRDIAAVTTAVASGDLSQKVTVDVAGEMLELKNTVNGMVDQLSAFGAEVTRVAREIGVEGELGGQAQVSGAAGTWKDLTDSVNTAFRNLTGQVRNIAQVTTAVANGDLSQKVTVDVSGEMAQLKNTVNTMVDQLSSFADQVTRMARDVGTEGRLGGQARVDGVSGTWKELTDSVNSMAGNLTSQVRNIAQVTTAVARGDLSQKIDVDARGEILELKNTINTMVDQLSAFADQVTRVARDVGTEGRLGGQAQVPGVAGVWRDLTDSVNGMAGNLTAQVRNIAQVATAVARGDLSQKITVDARGEILELKNTLNTMVDQLSSFAQEVTRVAREVGTEGQLGGQAEVQGVSGTWKDLTQSVNFMANNLTIQVRQIADVTTAVAKGDLSKKITVDAKGEILELVTTVNTMVDQLSSFAEQVTRVAREVGTEGILGGQAHASGVTGIWKDLTDNVNLMAKNLTMQVRNISQVAAAVANGDLTRTVTIEARGEVQQLADTFNTMVKTLSSFADQVTKVAREVGTDGILGGQAHVPGVAGTWKDLTDSVNGMASNLTGQVRNIAMVTTAIAKGDLTKKIDIDARGEILELKTTINTMVDQLSSFAEEVTRVAREVGTEGQLGGQARVRDVDGTWRDLTESVNEMAGNLTRQVRAIARVATAVTRGDLNLKIDVDASGEIQELQDYINKMIANLRDTTIANKEQDWLKGNLARVSALMQGRRDLQDVASLIMSELPPLVAAQHGAFFLAMPPADGDADQYELRMLGSYGYSMGSMPTSFRPGEALVGTAAEEKRTILVANAPSGYLKISSGLGEAPPAQVIVLPVLFEGKVLGVIELASFTKFTQIQKDFLNQLAEMIATSVNTISVNTKTELLLKQSQELTEQLRERSAELEQRQKALQASNAELEEKAELLAQQNRDIEVKNTEIEEARQVLEERAEQLAVSMRYKSEFLANMSHELRTPLNSLLILAKLLADNAEGNLSPKQVEFAETIHGAGSDLLQLINDILDLSKVEAGKMDVSPTRIALVQLVDYVEATFRPLTAEKGLDLSVRVSPELPATLHTDEQRLLQVLRNLLSNAVKFTDSGSVELVIRPAGADVPVAIKEQLLEAGSLTDPDAALIAFSVTDTGIGIAASKMRVIFEAFKQADGTTSRKYGGTGLGLSISREIAQLLGGEIYAQSETGRGSTFTLYLPLHPSELPPQGYQQVVPALEAGDLVASENGAIELSELSDAEIETPAEVRSYQDAQNGPAALFRRRRRMVSGGEQVGRPEQWPARGLEAGTQARAGIRFGGEKVLIVDDDIRNVFALTSVLEQHGLSVLYAENGREGIEVLEQHEDVAVVLMDIMMPEMDGYATTTAIRRMPQFSGLPIIALTAKAMKGDREKAIESGASDYVTKPVDPDHLLSVMQQWMRDA